A genomic window from Ideonella sp. WA131b includes:
- a CDS encoding DNA polymerase III subunit beta: MIVLKAAQANVLDALQAVAGIVERRHTLPILANVLMRKNGSSVEFTTSDLEIQVRTTAELGGDAGPLAITVGARKLIDILKSLPADQVVTLSSNQNKLTLSGGKSRFTLQTLPADDFPLVNESVDFGPTFSVPMKTLKGLINQVHFAMAVHDIRYYLNGILFIAEGKTLTLVATDGHRLAMAQNPLEAEVPSKQEVILPRKTVLELQRLLKDEDAAIEMRFASNQAKFQFAGLEFVTKLVEGKFPDYNRVIPKNHKNSVVLGRAPLLASLQRAAILTSEKFKGVRVNIEPGLLKIASSNAEQEEAKEEIEVDYAGDPIEIGFNVSYLIDALANSAHEMVKLELQDGAASALFSLPEQPGFKYVVMPMRI, encoded by the coding sequence ATGATCGTTCTCAAGGCTGCGCAAGCGAACGTGCTGGACGCCCTGCAGGCCGTGGCCGGCATCGTGGAGCGGCGGCACACACTGCCCATCCTGGCCAACGTGCTGATGCGCAAGAACGGATCCTCGGTGGAGTTCACCACCAGCGATCTCGAGATCCAGGTGCGCACCACGGCCGAACTCGGCGGCGACGCAGGGCCTCTGGCCATCACGGTGGGCGCCCGCAAGCTGATCGACATCCTCAAGAGCCTGCCGGCCGACCAGGTCGTCACGCTGTCCAGCAACCAGAACAAGCTCACACTGTCGGGCGGCAAGAGCCGCTTCACGCTGCAGACGCTGCCGGCGGATGACTTTCCGCTCGTCAACGAGAGCGTGGACTTCGGGCCGACCTTCTCGGTGCCCATGAAGACGCTGAAGGGTCTGATCAACCAGGTGCACTTCGCGATGGCGGTGCATGACATCCGCTACTACCTCAACGGCATCCTGTTCATCGCCGAGGGCAAGACGCTCACCCTGGTGGCCACCGACGGCCACCGCCTGGCGATGGCGCAGAACCCGCTCGAGGCCGAGGTGCCAAGCAAGCAGGAGGTGATCCTGCCGCGCAAGACGGTGCTGGAGCTGCAGCGACTGCTGAAGGACGAAGACGCCGCCATCGAGATGCGCTTCGCCAGCAACCAGGCCAAGTTTCAGTTTGCGGGGCTGGAGTTCGTGACCAAGCTCGTCGAGGGCAAGTTCCCCGACTACAACCGCGTCATCCCCAAGAATCACAAGAACAGTGTTGTGCTCGGACGCGCGCCGCTGCTGGCCAGCCTGCAGCGCGCCGCCATCCTGACGAGCGAGAAGTTCAAGGGCGTGCGCGTGAACATCGAGCCTGGGCTGCTGAAGATCGCCAGCAGCAACGCCGAGCAGGAAGAGGCCAAGGAAGAGATCGAGGTCGACTATGCCGGCGACCCGATCGAGATCGGCTTCAACGTCAGCTACCTGATCGACGCGCTGGCCAACAGCGCGCACGAGATGGTCAAGCTGGAACTGCAGGACGGCGCGGCCAGCGCGCTGTTCAGCCTGCCGGAGCAGCCGGGGTTCAAGTACGTGGTCATGCCCATGCGCATCTAG
- the gyrB gene encoding DNA topoisomerase (ATP-hydrolyzing) subunit B, with amino-acid sequence MTEPKKPDDGVTRKDVPAEQGPAIDSGSAASSAYGESSIQILEGLEAVRKRPGMYIGDTSDGTGLHHLVFEVVDNAIDEALAGFCDDIVVTIHTDNSISVTDNGRGIPTGVKMDDKHEPRRSAAEIALTELHAGGKFNQNSYKVSGGLHGVGVSCVNALSVWLRLTVRREGQVHFIEFKRGVTQDRVLEQCDGVEVSPMKVTGATDKRGTEVHFLPDDTIFSNIDFHYDVLAKRLRELSFLNNGVKIRLVDERNAKEDNFAFAGGVKGFVGFINTGKKVLHPNIFHAMGEKTSDQNTNIGVEVAMQWNDAYAENVLCFTNNIPQRDGGTHLTGLRAAMTRVINNYIAENKIAEKAKVEIAGDDMREGLACVVSVKVPEPKFSSQTKDKLVSSEVRGPVEDIVGKLLTDWLLENPNDAKIICGKIVDAARAREAARKAREMTRRKGVLDGLGLPGKLADCQEKDPSLCEIYIVEGDSAGGSAKQGRDRKFQAILPLRGKILNVERARYERLLSSDSIVTLITALGTGIGAEDFNADKLRYHRIIIMTDADVDGAHIRTLLLTFFYRQMPVLVERGHIYIAQPPLYKVKQGKHEEYLKDGHALDAFLLGVALDGAAVYPEGVHEGAKPAITGEALETLARAYLTANAVTERLSNWMDEAAVRTIAGGLTLNLDTTAEAEASAVALQAALKDATVESQFDARTDKHLLRISRRHHGNTRSSVITQDFVHGADYAALALAGTSFKGLLDADAVVRRGEGDKMKEHQVADFRAAMAWLMQQAEGAVSRQRYKGLGEMNPEQLWETTMDPTVRRLLKVQIDDAIEADKVFTMLMGDEVEPRREFIESNALRAANIDV; translated from the coding sequence ATGACCGAACCGAAGAAGCCCGACGACGGCGTGACCCGCAAGGACGTGCCCGCCGAGCAGGGCCCCGCCATCGACAGCGGCAGCGCCGCCAGCAGTGCCTACGGCGAGAGCAGCATCCAGATCCTCGAAGGCCTGGAGGCCGTGCGCAAGCGCCCGGGCATGTACATCGGCGACACCTCCGACGGCACGGGGCTGCACCACCTGGTGTTCGAGGTGGTGGACAACGCCATCGACGAGGCCCTGGCCGGCTTCTGCGACGACATCGTCGTCACCATCCACACCGACAACTCCATCAGCGTCACCGACAACGGCCGCGGCATCCCCACCGGGGTGAAGATGGACGACAAGCACGAGCCCCGGCGCAGCGCGGCCGAGATCGCGCTGACCGAGCTGCATGCCGGCGGCAAGTTCAACCAGAACAGCTACAAGGTCAGCGGCGGCCTGCACGGCGTGGGCGTGAGCTGCGTCAACGCGCTGTCGGTGTGGCTGCGCCTGACGGTGCGGCGCGAAGGCCAGGTGCACTTCATCGAGTTCAAGCGCGGCGTGACGCAGGACCGCGTGCTCGAGCAGTGCGACGGCGTCGAGGTGAGCCCCATGAAGGTGACCGGCGCCACCGACAAACGCGGCACCGAGGTGCACTTCCTGCCCGACGACACCATCTTCAGCAACATCGACTTCCACTACGACGTGCTGGCCAAGCGGCTGCGTGAGCTGAGCTTCCTGAACAACGGCGTGAAGATCCGCCTGGTGGACGAGCGCAACGCGAAGGAAGACAACTTCGCTTTTGCGGGGGGTGTGAAGGGTTTCGTCGGCTTCATCAACACCGGCAAGAAGGTGCTGCACCCGAACATCTTCCACGCCATGGGCGAGAAGACGAGCGACCAGAACACCAACATCGGTGTCGAGGTGGCGATGCAGTGGAACGACGCTTACGCCGAGAACGTGCTCTGCTTCACCAACAACATCCCGCAGCGGGACGGTGGCACGCACCTCACCGGCCTGCGCGCGGCGATGACACGCGTCATCAACAACTACATCGCCGAGAACAAGATCGCCGAAAAGGCCAAGGTCGAGATCGCCGGCGACGACATGCGCGAAGGCCTGGCCTGCGTGGTGAGCGTGAAGGTGCCCGAGCCCAAGTTCAGCAGCCAGACCAAGGACAAGCTCGTCAGCTCCGAGGTGCGCGGCCCGGTCGAAGACATCGTCGGCAAGTTGCTCACCGACTGGCTGCTGGAGAACCCCAACGACGCCAAGATCATCTGCGGCAAGATCGTCGATGCCGCCCGCGCCCGCGAAGCCGCCCGCAAAGCCCGCGAGATGACACGCCGCAAAGGCGTGCTCGACGGCCTGGGCCTGCCCGGCAAACTGGCCGACTGCCAGGAGAAGGACCCGAGCCTGTGCGAGATCTACATCGTCGAGGGCGACTCGGCCGGTGGCAGCGCCAAGCAGGGGCGCGACCGCAAGTTCCAGGCGATCCTGCCGCTGCGCGGCAAGATCCTGAACGTGGAACGTGCGCGTTATGAACGGCTGCTCAGCAGCGACAGCATCGTCACGCTGATCACGGCTTTGGGCACCGGCATCGGGGCGGAGGACTTCAACGCCGACAAGCTGCGTTACCACCGCATCATCATCATGACCGACGCCGACGTGGACGGCGCCCACATCCGCACGCTGCTGCTCACATTCTTCTACCGGCAGATGCCGGTGCTGGTGGAGCGCGGGCACATCTACATCGCGCAGCCGCCGCTGTACAAGGTGAAGCAGGGCAAGCACGAGGAGTACCTGAAAGACGGCCACGCGCTCGACGCCTTCTTGCTGGGCGTGGCGCTCGACGGCGCGGCGGTGTACCCCGAGGGTGTGCACGAAGGCGCCAAGCCCGCCATCACCGGCGAGGCGCTGGAGACGCTGGCCCGTGCCTACCTGACGGCCAACGCCGTGACCGAGCGCCTGAGCAACTGGATGGACGAGGCGGCGGTGCGCACCATTGCGGGCGGCCTGACGCTGAACCTGGACACCACCGCCGAGGCCGAGGCCAGCGCCGTGGCGCTGCAGGCGGCGCTGAAGGACGCCACGGTCGAATCGCAGTTTGACGCGCGCACCGACAAGCACCTGCTGCGCATCAGCCGCCGCCACCATGGCAACACCCGCAGCAGCGTCATCACGCAAGACTTCGTGCACGGCGCCGACTACGCCGCGCTGGCGCTGGCCGGCACCAGCTTCAAGGGCCTGCTGGATGCGGATGCCGTGGTGCGCCGCGGCGAGGGCGACAAGATGAAGGAACACCAGGTGGCCGACTTCCGCGCCGCCATGGCCTGGCTGATGCAGCAGGCCGAGGGCGCGGTGAGCCGCCAGCGCTACAAGGGCCTGGGCGAGATGAACCCCGAGCAGTTGTGGGAGACGACCATGGACCCCACCGTGCGCCGCCTGCTGAAGGTGCAGATCGACGACGCCATCGAAGCCGACAAGGTGTTCACGATGCTGATGGGCGACGAGGTCGAGCCGCGGCGGGAGTTCATTGAGAGCAATGCGTTGAGGGCGGCGAATATCGATGTCTGA